Proteins encoded together in one Salvelinus fontinalis isolate EN_2023a chromosome 6, ASM2944872v1, whole genome shotgun sequence window:
- the LOC129857359 gene encoding cytosolic non-specific dipeptidase-like, giving the protein MTIWQLPSMLLVVISSVSPHPHHLFEYDELSQYVDSHQEEYVQTLRDWVAVESDSSDVLRRPDCHRMMDMTAEKLQAMGGKVELVDIGVQELPDGKTVALPKVVTAQFGSDPSKQTVCVYGHVDVQPAKLEDGWATEPYNLTDINGNLYGRGASDNKAPVLAWIHTVEVYQALSIDLPVNVKFIIEGMEETGSNGLDAMIVAQKDTFFSDVDYIIISDCGWLSRRPALTYGTRGNCYFFAEVEGPKQDLHSGVYGGTVIEPMTDLIGILDTLISPSGKILIPGIREAVAPLSDEEWKMYQDIEFDIESFKSKIGVSQLMYSNKVDLLAHRWRYPTVTIHGIEGAFSGPGSKTVIPAKVIAKFSIRQVPNMDPAVVKKQVTDYLNSVFAKRKSPNKLKVTMIIGAKPWLADTKHPLYEAGKAAVKRVFDVEPDLIREGGTIPIAKTFEDVTGKSIIMMPIGGFDDGLHSQNEKMSRYNYIEGTKLFIAYLHEVAHLKKD; this is encoded by the exons ATGACGATCTGGCAACTGCCTTCCATGCTCCTTGTTGTTATATCAAgtgtctctcctcatcctcatcacTTATTTGAGTATGATGAGCTGAGCCAGTATGTTGACAGCCATCAGGAGGAATATGTACAG actctGAGGGACTGGGTTGCTGTAGAGAGCGACTCCAGTGATGTCTTGAGGAGGCCAGACTGCCATCGCATGATGGATATGACGGCTGAGAAACTACAAGCCATGGGAGGGAAGGTGGAACTAGTGGACATCGGCGTACAAGAG CTACCTGATGGCAAGACAGTGGCCTTACCCAAGGTGGTGACAGCCCAGTTTGGCAGTGACCCCAGTAAGCAGACAGTCTGTGTGTACGGACATGTGGATGTCCAGCCTGCTAAGCTAGAGGACGGCTGGGCCACTGAACCCTACAACCTGACAGACATCAACG GAAACCTCTACGGCAGAGGGGCGTCTGACAACAAGGCCCCTGTCTTAGCCTGGATCCATACAGTGGAGGTCTATCAGGCCCTCAGCATT GACCTGCCAGTCAATGTGAAGTTCATCATCGAGGGGATGGAGGAGACCGGGTCCAATGGCCTGGACGCCATGATCGTGGCGCAGAAAGACACGTTCTTCTCTGACGTCGATTACATCATCATCTCAGACTGTGGTTGGCTGAGCCGACGCCCCGCCCTCACCTATGGGACCAGGGGCAACTGCTACTTCTTTGCTGAG GTAGAGGGCCCAAAACAGGACCTACACTCAGGGGTGTATGGAGGCACTGTTATAGAGCCTATGACAGATCTGATCGGCATATTGG ACACACTGATCAGCCCCAGTGGAAAGATCCTCATTCCAGGCATCAGAGAGGCCGTCGCCCCACTCTCAGACGAAGAGTGGAAGATGTACCAGGACATTGAGTTTGACATTGAGAGCTTTAAGTCCAAGATTGGCGTCAGCCAACTCATGTACAGCAACAAG GTAGATCTGCTGGCCCATCGTTGGCGTTACCCTACCGTTACCATCCATGGAATCGAGGGAGCCTTCTCTGGCCCTGGCTCTAAGACGGTCATCCCTGCTAAGGTCATTGCCAAGTTCTCCATCCGACAGGTCCCCAACATGGACCCAGCAGTGGTCAAGAAACAG GTCACAGACTACCTGAACTCTGTGTTTGCCAAGAGAAAGAGCCCCAACAAGCTGAAGGTGACCATGATCATCGGGGCTAAGCCCTGGTTAGCAGACACCAAGCACCCCCTGTACGAGGCAGGGAAAGCAGCCGTGAAGAGAG TGTTTGACGTGGAGCCAGACCTGATCCGTGAAGGGGGAACCATCCCCATCGCCAAGACCTTTGAGGACGTGACCGGGAAGAGCATCATCATGATGCCTATCGGAGGCTTCGACGACGGCCTGCACTCCCAGAACGAGAAGATGAGCAG GTACAACTACATAGAGGGGACCAAGTTGTTCATCGCGTACCTCCATGAAGTGGCCCATCTCAAGAAGGACTGA